A window of Phragmites australis chromosome 2, lpPhrAust1.1, whole genome shotgun sequence genomic DNA:
CAGGCTATGGGAGGTGGATGGTTACCTTGCTTTTCATCAGGGATGGAATATTTTTGTTTCATACCATTTGATCAAGTGGGGTGAGTTTCTGTTGTTCGAGTACACTGCCAATTCAATATTTTCTGTGCGGGTTCTTAGTAAAGATTCTCTTGAAAGACTACATTTCAATGTtgaaagcaaaagaaaaggtgttaggAAGAAACAGACATGGAGTAATATGTCACCTGATGATTTGATCTCATTCGATGGGAACTCAGAAGACATAGATGATGACCACTATCTTTCTGGTGAATATCCTAGGGGAAAAGATCCTATAACACATCATGTGACTGTTGAAGGCCCTAAAAAAGTTGAGCGTGGGGTTGGGTCTGGACCAGAGGCTCTAGTTAAAAAGAATGAAAATTTGGTCAATCGACAGTACAAAACAAAGGGAATTTCTCCACTGCGCGGCCAAGAAAAAACAGTAATTCTAATTACAGATTAAGAACCATCAACACATGAAAATAAGAATATAATGAAGCTAACAACATCATATGCTGATTCCGATACACATCATGTGGCTTTTAATACCAACGAAGACCCTAGAATACTTCAGAGTGGAGTTGGGAATGGATCCTCAGTTGTACTAGATGACAAGAAGGGAAGTTTACCTGATGTACAGGGTGAAACCAAGTGTACTTCACCGACATGCAGCAAAGCTAAAACAAGAAGATCTGAAATAATTGAAATAACTGACGCAGCTCTTTTAACTCATGAAAATGGTAAAAAAAGTGAAACATGTATTAGAATTACATGATTCAAATGAAGATTTAAGAACGAAACAAGAAATAGATTCCATTCATTTAGAACCTACTACAGCCGCGGAGAGGTATTATAATAATAGCAAGACGAATATCAGTCAAAACATTTACAGAAAATATGAAGCTCCTGAAGGTTTTCTATGCTTGGAGAAGTGGAGGAATGAGGGTATTGTGAGCGGTCGAGCAGCTCTTGATGACACTGGACTGATTAAACCtaaaaatccaacaaaaaaacTGATAGCAAATTGGTAGGTGATTATGATGCAATTGGACTAAACCCTGTCGACAAGTGCTTTTAGTCTGAGGGCACTCATGCCTGTGTCCAACCAATATTCACCATGCCTGTCAAAGAACCCCCAAGTCCTGACAAGGTATCCATATGAGGACACGGTGGGACAGAGATCGACCATAGTATCGATGAAAAAGGTGGAGGTGTGCTACATGTAataattttctatgattttctaCCACTATTTGTTACCAAATCTTTTTGTACTGcttctttcaaaaaaagaattcttttgtactgttcattatggagataaattatatttatagCATATATTGAATGTCTATTTGATAGGTGCTGCTGTTAAACTTCACACCAAAAAGGAACAATTGAAAACCGTGGGAAGCATTGTAAATAGCCAAAGGAACAATATCTCTGCGTGTGCAAACCCTGTTATTGCGGGTAATCATGGTTCAATAGGACTAAACCCTGTTAAGTCTGAAGGAACTTGTGCATTTGTCGAATCAGTACTTACCATGCCCGTTGAGAAATCCTCAAGTCCTGACAGGATGTCCAAATGTGAAAGTAGCAGGGCAGAGATCAATCATAATGCCGATGGAAAAGGTGGGAGTGTGCTCATAACTTTCTACAGTTACTGCAACTAATTTTGTTTTCGAAGCTCTCTTGGACTGTTTATTTTGGAGATAAGTTTTACTTGTAGCATATACTGAATACCTAATTGGTAAGCTCTACTGTTCAATTTGAAACAAAGATGAATCAATTGGAGCCAGTGAGAGGCATTACAAATAGCCAAAGTACCAACATTCCTGTGCGTGCCAACCATGTAGTTGCATGTCAATCAGGGTAAGATCTAAACTGCTTGCTCTGGCGTGTAAAGGTGCAGATTAATCAGATATAGATAGTATAGTTGTTACAAGTTGTCTAACAAATATACAACTATTTTGCAGTCATACAGACTAGAGCTGTAGAGCAAATAGAATTGTATCGGCTGGAAATTGGGGTAGTGTTGTGAACTCTTACATCAAGAGCGGTTAATTGGGGGTACACCATTGCACTGAAATATGAAACGTCACTAGTtgttagaaaataaataaaaaaaagataattgcaataatatatttaaataattgaTATGgaacaaaatataatatttaatagtTCACCTCTACTAAATTGTGGTTTACTGCCTCTTATAGAATTCTCCTTTTTTCTACGAATTGTCTAATTCTTCGACCCCTCTTCTTACTGTTCCATTCTATGTAAGGTTGTTTTACATTTGTGATCTTACGTCATCGATTATCACTTAGAATAAGACAGATCTATATA
This region includes:
- the LOC133908290 gene encoding B3 domain-containing protein Os02g0598200-like; the encoded protein is MEEKCSKIRLWEVDGYLAFHQGWNIFVSYHLIKWGEFLLFEYTANSIFSVRVLSKDSLERLHFNVESKRKGVRKKQTWSNMSPDDLISFDGNSEDIDDDHYLSGEYPRGKDPITHHVTVEGPKKVERGVGSGPEALVKKNENLVNRQYKTKGISPLRGQEKTKVKHVLELHDSNEDLRTKQEIDSIHLEPTTAAERYYNNSKTNISQNIYRKYEAPEGFLCLEKWRNEGIVSGRAALDDTGLIKPKNPTKKLIANW